Genomic DNA from Mycobacteroides chelonae CCUG 47445:
ATCATCCGCCGGCCGGCTTGGCGCCTCCGCCGGGAACTGTGGTCGGTGACAATGGCAATCTCGTCGCCGTTGGGCCGCCCTTGGTCAACCCCAATCCCAACCTGCAGGACCCCAATCCGCCGGTGCCGTCGTGGCTCACCCCGGCGCCACCGGTACCCGGCAGCGCCGACCCGGGGGACATCGCCGTCGCACCGGCATCCTTCGGTGGAAACGTGGGACCCGTCGGCAGTGCGCAGGAGCGGGGTCAGCTAGGCCGAATTCTCGGGCAGCCGGCCACAGCGGCAGATCAGCTGATCCTCGGGCCCATCGCTCGCGGCACGACCGTGACCCGTAACCAGCACGCGCACAACGAGGGAGGCGCCCAATGAGACATTCGGCAACACGCGCCCCTCTCGTCGGTTTGATTGTCTTCCTGGTGATGGCCACGGTGCTCACCTGGCTCGTGTACGTCACGCTGCGCCGGGACGTCAGGGGCTCCACGGTGCCCTACGCGGCCATGTTCACCGACGTCTTCGGACTGCGCGAGGGTGACGACGTCCGGATCGCGGGGGTTCGCGTGGGCAGAGTCGAGGGTGTCGAGCTCGACGGGACGCTCGCGAAGGTGAGTTTCGCCGTCCAGGACGATCAGCGGCTTCCCGACAGCACGACCGCATCGGTGACGTATCAGAACATCGTGGGTCAGCGATATCTCGCACTGGCACAGGGACACTCAGGAAGCGGCGCCTTGTTGGCGCCCGGTGGTGTCATCCCGGTCGAGCGGACCGAACCCTCCTTCGACATCGGTACCCTGCTCAACGGATACGAGCCACTTTTCGCGGTGCTGGACCCCGCTCAGGTGAACAACCTCACCCAGGCGGTGATCGGGTCGCTGCAGGGCGATACCGCGGCGTTCGCGACGCTGGTGGACCAGACATCGACGCTGACGAAGACATTCACCGGCCGCGATGACGCGTTGGATCATGTGATCGGCAGTCTGGACAGCGTGGTGGGCAGCCTCGCGGCTCAGAACAAGGACTTCGAGGATGCCATCGCCGCCACCCGTCAGGTGGTCGGCCAGTTCGATAGCCGCCGTCCGGAATTGGTGTCCTCGGTCGGGAAGATGACCGAGGTGGTCAGGAACCTGTCCCGGATCGCCAAGGACGTGAATCCGTCCGTGCACGAATTGCTCACGCGGGAACCGGGTTACACCCGGCACATGCTGAACATCGAACCGCAGCTCGCCTACACGGGACTCAACACCCCGCTGTTCCTCAAGGGACTGGCCCGGATGTTCGGGGAGGGTTCCTACATGAACGCCTACGCCTGTGATGTGAACGCCTACGGATTCTTCCCGGGGCTCAACGACGTGGTGCCGATCATCGTCGACGCAGCCACTCCGGGCGGTAAGGCCAAGCACACGGC
This window encodes:
- a CDS encoding MlaD family protein, whose amino-acid sequence is MRHSATRAPLVGLIVFLVMATVLTWLVYVTLRRDVRGSTVPYAAMFTDVFGLREGDDVRIAGVRVGRVEGVELDGTLAKVSFAVQDDQRLPDSTTASVTYQNIVGQRYLALAQGHSGSGALLAPGGVIPVERTEPSFDIGTLLNGYEPLFAVLDPAQVNNLTQAVIGSLQGDTAAFATLVDQTSTLTKTFTGRDDALDHVIGSLDSVVGSLAAQNKDFEDAIAATRQVVGQFDSRRPELVSSVGKMTEVVRNLSRIAKDVNPSVHELLTREPGYTRHMLNIEPQLAYTGLNTPLFLKGLARMFGEGSYMNAYACDVNAYGFFPGLNDVVPIIVDAATPGGKAKHTARCRNAGDGG